In one window of Solanum pennellii chromosome 2, SPENNV200 DNA:
- the LOC107011044 gene encoding UDP-glycosyltransferase 83A1-like — protein MSKLHILIIPYPVQGHVIPLMQLAQSLAKYGFKITFVNTESTRKSILNSLSGKNSLHDQIHLVSVLDESESGEDKNVPGKLSEAIFKIMPGKIEKLIEVTNVSEDERITCIIADQSLGWALELADRMGIKRAAFITAAAANLILGFNIPKLIHDGLIDNDGTPRIKDHTFQFEPTMPIMNTSDLLWTSMGNSTMQKIIFNMLVHNNKSVKSADWLICNSTYDLEPGAFKLAPEIVPIGPLLSNNSLESNALSLEAETLISSRESPDSLAGSFWPEDSTCLNWLDQQPLCSVVYVAFGSFTIFNETQFQELALGLELSNKPFLWVVRTNTLDTKSDIFLKKFEEKIGRQKGKIVSWAPQQKVLSHSSIGCFVSHCGWNSTIEAMSNGVPILCWPYFADQFMNQSYVCDIWKVGLGLKKGDNGFISCGEIKVKVEQLLGNDVFKKRAMQIKEMNMNSVKEGGKSHQNLINFIEWIKSS, from the exons ATGAGCAAACTACACATATTGATAATACCATATCCAGTACAAGGCCATGTTATTCCCTTAATGCAGCTAGCTCAGTCCTTAGCTAAATATGGCTTCAAGATCACTTTTGTCAACACAGAGTCCACACGCAAGAGTATTCTGAATTCTTTATCAGGAAAAAATAGTTTGCATGATCAGATTCATCTGGTTTCAGTTCTAGATGAATCGGAATCGGGGGAGGATAAGAATGTGCCAGGTAAATTATCTGAAGCAATCTTTAAAATCATGCCTGGAAAAATTGAGAAGTTGATTGAAGTAACTAATGTATCGGAAGACGAAAGGATTACTTGCATTATTGCTGATCAGAGCCTTGGATGGGCTCTGGAACTTGCAGACAGAATGGGAATTAAGAGAGCAGCCTTCATAACTGCTGCAGCTGCTAATTTGATACTTGGATTTAACATTCCAAAGTTGATTCATGATGGCTTGATTGACAATGATG GGACTCCAAGAATAAAAGATCATACTTTTCAGTTTGAACCAACTATGCCAATCATGAACACATCAGATTTACTTTGGACAAGCATGGGGAATTCAACAAtgcaaaaaatcattttcaacatGTTGGTTCACAACAATAAATCTGTGAAATCAGCTGATTGGCTTATTTGCAACTCAACATATGATCTTGAACCAGGAGCCTTCAAATTAGCACCAGAGATAGTGCCTATAGGTCCACTTTTGTCAAACAACTCACTCGAATCAAACGCGTTGTCACTTGAAGCAGAAACCCTTATTTCTTCTAGAGAATCTCCTGATTCACTAGCCGGATCGTTCTGGCCCGAGGACTCAACTTGTCTAAACTGGCTTGATCAACAGCCATTATGCTCAGTTGTGTATGTAGCCTTTGGGAGCTTCACAATATTCAATGAAACTCAGTTTCAAGAATTGGCATTAGGGCTTGAACTATCAAACAAACCATTCTTATGGGTTGTGAGAACTAATACTCTAGATACTAAAagtgatattttcttgaaaaaatttgaagaaaaaataggGAGGCAAAAGGGGAAAATAGTGAGTTGGGCACCACAACAAAAGGTGTTGAGTCATTCTAGTATAGGTTGTTTTGTTAGTCACTGTGGTTGGAATTCGACGATAGAAGCAATGAGTAACGGTGTTCCAATCTTGTGTTGGCCTTATTTTGCTGACCAATTTATGAACCAAAGTTATGTTTGTGATATATGGAAAGTTGGATTAGGACTAAAGAAAGGGGATAATGGGTTTATTAGTTGTGGAGAAATTAAGGTTAAAGTGGAACAATTGTTAGGGAATGATGTATTCAAGAAAAGAGCTATGCAAATCAAGGAAATGAATATGAACTCAGTGAAAGAAGGTGGAAAGTctcaccaaaatttgataaattttattgaatggATTAAATCATCATAG